A genomic region of Synechococcus sp. NOUM97013 contains the following coding sequences:
- a CDS encoding response regulator transcription factor, whose product MIQFDSTFSSCQGLQELFQPLSPDLVALQMSRGPLQGRLRIFHLGAIRFNLLETNQSLFLSGTRRPKPCTVAVPLEQTKTSSPYRAQGIPVEWPALMGYNRHLADFDLKLPAGARLATIVIAKEVLLEQLERRGGSKRTLERWEGTNQLELLPDLQQRLQDQLNQLIHRDAQGWNPEDPDQLIDSVIRCFEQPQARTKQIAKREARHEAAIDLLHWCDRNPMKVVTVEALSAELFQSRTSLFKGSKEHFEQTPLELQRSVRMDRVRQLLLNPTRRTNQGLTGVGDTAASMGFTSRSHFARRYQEQYGEHPQDTLANGPKE is encoded by the coding sequence GTGATCCAGTTCGACAGCACATTTTCCAGCTGCCAAGGCCTGCAGGAGCTCTTCCAACCACTGTCACCCGATCTTGTAGCGCTGCAGATGAGCCGCGGGCCGCTCCAGGGCCGACTGAGGATCTTTCACCTTGGCGCGATTCGCTTCAATCTGCTGGAAACCAATCAAAGCCTGTTTCTCAGCGGAACCCGCCGGCCGAAACCATGCACGGTGGCGGTCCCTCTCGAGCAGACCAAGACGTCGTCGCCTTATCGAGCGCAAGGCATTCCTGTGGAGTGGCCAGCCCTGATGGGATACAACCGCCACCTCGCCGACTTTGATCTGAAGCTGCCTGCCGGTGCCCGTCTGGCCACGATCGTGATTGCCAAGGAAGTGCTGCTGGAGCAGCTGGAGCGCCGAGGAGGAAGCAAACGCACCCTGGAACGCTGGGAAGGCACCAATCAGCTGGAACTGCTGCCGGACTTGCAACAACGCTTGCAAGATCAGCTCAACCAACTGATCCATCGCGATGCACAGGGATGGAATCCCGAAGACCCCGATCAACTGATCGACAGCGTGATTCGCTGCTTTGAACAGCCCCAGGCACGCACAAAGCAGATTGCCAAACGAGAGGCACGCCATGAAGCCGCCATCGATCTACTGCACTGGTGCGACAGAAACCCAATGAAGGTAGTCACCGTTGAAGCTCTCAGCGCCGAGCTCTTCCAATCCCGAACGTCATTGTTCAAGGGATCCAAGGAGCATTTCGAGCAGACACCCCTGGAGTTACAACGCTCCGTGCGCATGGACCGCGTCCGGCAATTGCTGCTGAACCCAACACGTCGCACCAACCAGGGCCTCACCGGTGTTGGCGACACTGCTGCATCGATGGGCTTCACCAGCCGCAGCCACTTCGCTCGGCGCTACCAGGAGCAATACGGAGAACACCCGCAGGACACACTCGCCAACGGCCCGAAAGAGTGA